Below is a genomic region from Prevotella melaninogenica.
CGTACTGGTGGTTAGCATCATCATGAAAAGATTCTACATTGAGGAGGAAACGATTTTCTTTGCATGGTAGAGCTACGATATTACCTTTTCGTGCAAAATCATGCTGTATTGTTACCAAACTACGATTGACAACTGGATAAGTATTGAGTAGAAAACGTACTTTCCCAAATCCACATGATTAAACATCACTGGAAATTTCAACTTTAACCACACCAGTTTACTGCTTTCATCGTCTCCCTCTTCAGAAACTTCCCATTCTGAAGGATAGGTACTGAAAGGATTAGATGAGAGGGCTTTTGAATCAAGACTTATCTGAACATAGTTTTTGAATAATAGTCACTAATCTCATTAAAGTAGTGATACTTCTCACTCTGTTCAAGTGGGAACTGTGGAACCGATACTTCTAATCTCTCTCCAGTTCCATCATAGACATGCACATCTCTTAGGAAAGGTCTGAGGTTATTGTCTTCCAAAAGAATACACAATATCAGTTTATGAGTTGAGCGTAGTAGACTCTGTGTCATTTCCAGACCTATCCACACAATACCATCTTCTGACGGCACTACTACGTTTGGAAGTTCTGTTTCTTGCAGACTACCCTCATACGAATACATTACCTGACTATCGTAGGATAGGGCCTTTATCTTAGCATTTACTAAGGGTAATTACTTAGAGGAGAGAAGTCAAGGTCTACCCATCCCTTTTCAAACATCATCTTCCTCGTATAAAAACGATCTGTTAATGTTAGTAAGCGAGACTCGTCACTCTTAGGTTCCACACTCAATAAAGCATGGGAAGGCATTGGAAGTGACCACTGCTGAGGTACTAACAAACATGCCAAACGATACAGAATATTTGAATCAGAATCAGATATTTCTGATGAAGTCTACTACTATTATAGGCTATTACGTCAAGAATTAAATCAATAACGGGATCCATCTGCCTCAGATCTGTGATATTCCACAAGTCCATTGCAAATCTCCGAAGACGTTCTTTATACTCTGTTGCCTTTTATCTATCATATTTATTTTCATCTCTAATAATGATGTATCTCATTTGGGTAAGCTACTTGGTCCTTTAACAAAGACTATCAACGATTTGTATGCTCATTCCACCATAACACGTGCATACTGGGTTCGTATACAGGATAATACTTTGATACTATCAAAGCGGGCTGCCAAACAAAAGTGAATCGTTTCTCATATTGTCCATAGTTCTTTTGCTGTCACACGATGTGCAACAGAAGAAAAGTAACAAGAGTGTTAAGTAGTTCAATATGTTTATTCGTTTCATCTTCTTATATTACACTTTCCTTTTATCAGCCAATCTTACTGTGATATTGGACTTATATAAGATGTGTATTAAAGTTGAAGTGCTGGTCATTTCTTACAATAAGACCACTTACCCACAAGCGTACACGCTTTCGAGCATTAGGGAACTTATCTCTGACATCTTCCTCAACTTCAGTAAGTTCTACTCTTACATGGACGTCTTTTAGACGAGGTTCATACTTAATTATAGTGGCTTCCAATGACTGTCTGACCTTATCTTCCCAGTCTTCGTTTTTCAAAACTTGATTGAATTCCAAGTCCCATATAATCGAACCGTAATCCTCTCTTCCCTCCACTTCACCATGACGAGAAACCACCAACATCATGAGATGCTGGGCAATTGACTCCTCATAGGAGCATCGTTGGATTTGTCCATTTAAAGCCCCTGATAAATCCAAAGGCAGTTTTAGATAGTTCATTTCATACCAAAATATTGTGCAAATATATATTATTTTAATAGATATGGGCAACTTTTTCTGTTTTAATATTTTATAAGTTTTAATTGATAAAGTTCTCTACCTAAACAAGAAATCCTTATCTCATAAACAAGCTTTAACTCTGTATCTAAAAACAACTTTTGTATTATATTTTGTTTTCTTATCGACATCTTGTCTGGCTTTGGAACGCAGGCGTAGCGGGCTACGTCAAGCTACAAAGACAGACAAGATGTCGATAAGAAATAAAAGATGTTAGGAAACAATACCATAGTAATAAGAATTATACATATTGTGGTCTAATGACCGATTTGGGTTTAATAATGGGTCTTCAGAATTTTGGAGTGATAATAATCCGTCTAAGCTTAGGTCTCTGACGAAATGTCACACAGAGGGACGGAGAGTACGGAGGGATATTAAAGCAAGCACAGGTAGTCACGGAGGCACCGTCGGTGCGTGGAGCGACGGAGATAGTTTGCCAATTCTGTTAGCAATTTATATACAAAGCGTTCATACGAAAAGAGTTATCAGAAATCTGTACGCTACACCTCCGTCACTCGTTGTGCCATCGGCACCTCCGTGATATTGCCTTTATATCCGTCTTCTGCGTAGCTCTGTGTGCCTTATTATATAAGCGTTTTAGTTTATCACTCCATATTCGGAAGAACTTTAATAATCCTCCGTCCTCCCTTTTTCTCTGTGTGACATTTCGTCAGAAACCTAACCTTAAGTGGCAAAACTAAAGATATGAATTGATATAGGAGAAAGGATTAATCGAAAAGTCTTTACATTACTGAACGTTTTTAGTAAGAAAAATACATTTAAAACTAAGTCTTTATGTGATTTTATAAATACTTAGTAGTCAGTTTCTTACAAGACAGCAGGTCTAAAGGTGCCTAATTAGCCGTCAAAAGGGCATTAGTAAGGGGCTTAAAGGGCATCTTTGCAAGCCCAAAGGGCGTCTTTTCAAAGCCTATTAAGCATAAATAGAAATATAGAAGATGGAAAGTTTACATTTCTATGAGGATGAACAAGTGGATAAGTAGACAGACTGATGAGTTGACAAGTTTATTCTTATAATGATTAGGTGTTCCTCCTACTCTCGAAGTAAAGTAAGGATTTTACTTATCAGATGTTAAACCCATGTTATTTGTGTTTTTCTTTTGTTTTTATAAAAATATCTTTCTACTTTTGGCATCGTAAAACAACAGATTGTGAATCTTCCTCTTTCTCCAAGAGCAAGACTGTTTATCAGCCGTACAGAGGGGACTTCAAGAAGTTGTTGAGGTTTTCTCTTTTTGTTTTCTGGTAAAGGAGATGATAAGGGTGCCTCGTTTATCATTTTTTTCTAACAACTTAAAACTTTTCAATTATGAGTTCATTTAGAGCAACTTTGGAATTGGGTGGTAAGGAGTATGACGTACTCTATTCTAACTACGAGTTCAGCCGTACAACTGACAAGAAAGGTCAGCCTGCATCAAGCATCTCTGGCGGTCGTATCAGTGTAACCATCGAGTCAACTGATGACACTTCTACTATCGAGGCTATGCTTAACAGCCAGTTTAAGCCTGTTGAGGGTAAGATCGTTTACAAGAAGAGTGAAGAGGATGCTAAGATGAAGGAGATTTCTTTCAAGAATGCTTACATCGTTCACTACAAGGAAACACTCGACGTTAACAACGAGGCTCCTATGACTATCGGTATGACTTTCTCTGCTGAGAATATCACCGTTGGCAATGCTGAGCTGGACAACCGTTGGCCTCGCACATAAGTTTCGGAAACATTAGGACTATGCTGAGCCTTCGTGTTCGGCATAGTCCTTTTTTGTTTCTTACTCAAGCGAGGGGGAACTTTACTATCCTACATACTCCGATTGCTTTCCCTTGAGCTTCTAAATGTAATGCCGTATAAGCCAATTAGCTTTTAATTTTCAAAACAAACACCCCATGTCAATTCCTTTCAACCCCATCACTATTAGCGTAGGAAAGAAGTCTCTTTCTTCTTTTATTTCTCTACAAATCGAACAAAATATAGGTAAACACCACCGTTTCCAAATGTCTGTTGAGTTGGAAACGGGTAGCAATAGATATGTACATAATATCAATAGCAGCAAGGACTGGCTCGGAGAAAGTATCGTGGTCAAGGCTGCTAACACTCCTATCTTTGTTGGTGTGGTGACAAATGTACAGTTACACAGAGAAGGAAGTGACTTTGGATGTATTATCGTTTCTGGATATTCTGCAACATACAGAATGGAAACCGCACATAGCTGTTTCTCATGGAATGATACAACCATTGGGGATGTGGTTAAGAAACTATGCGCAGAAGCTAAGGTACAGTTGGAGTTAAATCCGGCATTCAAGGAAAACAAAGACTATATCTGCCAATACGAAGAGTCGGACTTCGACTTTATCCGTCGTCTTGCACATCAGTATCAAGAGTGGATGTATTACGATGGAACAAAGCTGATTTTTGGTAAGCCAAGGAAATTGGCTGACCCTATAATATTGGAATATGGAACGACGTTGTCTTCACTTGACATTGGTTTACAGACCCTTGCACGCTCTGAACAGGTGTTCTCTTATCATTCAGGGGCAGATCGTGAGATGCAACGCATGACACCAGACTTGGCCT
It encodes:
- the tssD gene encoding type VI secretion system tube protein TssD, encoding MSSFRATLELGGKEYDVLYSNYEFSRTTDKKGQPASSISGGRISVTIESTDDTSTIEAMLNSQFKPVEGKIVYKKSEEDAKMKEISFKNAYIVHYKETLDVNNEAPMTIGMTFSAENITVGNAELDNRWPRT